The region ACAGCCAGGCGGCGGCGTCACTGGCCCGCAATCCCAAACACATCGAAATCTCCACCAACGTTTACGCAAGCCCCGCCAGTAAAGCGGCCTGCTGCGACAAGCTCGATATGGTTATCCTGAGCGCGCTGGAAATTGACGTCGGGTTTAACGTCAACGTGATAACCGGCTCCGATGGTGTGATGCGCGGCGCGTCCGGCGGTCACTGCGACGTGGCTGCGGCGGCGAATCTTACCATCGTGGTGGCGCCGCTGTTACGCAGCCGTATTCCCACGGTCGTCAAACGCGTCACTACCCGCCTGACGCCGGGCGAAAGTATTGATGTGCTGGTCACCGATCACGGCATTGCGGTCAATCCCGCGCGGCCGGAGGTGCGCGAACGGCTGGTTGCAGCGGGGCTTAACGTTGTTGATATCCACGCGCTGTGCGAACGCGCCGTGGCCATCGCCGGCGAGCCGAAACCGATTGAATTTACCGACCGCATCGTCGGCGTGGTGCGCTACCGCGACGGCAGCGTCATCGACGTGGTGCGTCAGGTTAAGGAGTAAAGCATGGAACCCGATACGCCCGTTTATCCGGGCGTCACGCTTGAGGAACTGCTGGCGGCGAAAGAGACGCGCGCGGGCCGACAGCAGGCGTGGCTTGCCCGCTATGGCCTGCCGGTGATTTCGCTCTCGCTGGTGACCCCCGGCCCGGTGAAAGACAGCGTGCGCTATCGCAACGCGTTCGCCGTGGCGGTACAGGCCTGCGATCAGCTGCTCTGGCAGCATCGCTGGCCGTGGCGCGCGCGCGAGGTGTTTCACGCCCGCACCGGCCCGACGGCGCTCTGGAGCGTCGCGCACCCGGCGAGCGAAATCAAAGCGCTATGTGTGGAGCTTGAGCAGACGCACCCGCTCGGCAGGGTATGGGATTTCGACATTCACTGCCCGCAGGCGGGCCAGGTGGGGCGCGCGTCGCTTGACCGTCCGGGGCGGCGCTGTCTGCTGTGCGACGAACCGGCTCACGCCTGCGCCCGTTCGCGCCGTCATCCGCGGGATGCGGTGGTCGGGCGCGTGGAGAAGATGATCGATGACTGGTTTGCCCGCGACTGAGCCGCGCCCGGCGCGCGTGCCTGATGTGCCGTCGCTCGCTGTGGCGGCGCTGTACGCCGAACTGAATCTGACGCCAAAGCCCGGGCTGGTGGATTGCGCCAACAGCGGCGCGCACGAGGATATGGATCATGCGCTGTTTGTCGCGAGCATCAAGGCGATCGCGCCCTGGCTGCGGGTGTTTTATGCGCAGGGCGCGCAGGACGCCGGGCATCCGGAAAGCGATATGCTGCGGCGTTTACGTCCGACGGGGCTCGCCTGCGAACAGGCGATGTTCAGCGCCACGGGCGGCGTGAATACGCATAAGGGCGGGATTTTCTCGCTCGGCCTGCTGTGTGCCGCCGCAGGCAGGCTGGCGGCGCAGGGCGAGCCGCTGACGGCAGCCACGCTCTGCATGACGGTGAGCGCGATGGCCTGCGGCATCGTGGCGCGCGAACTGGCCCACGGACGACGGGCCGCGACGGCGGGCGAGCGCCTGTATCGTCAGTTTGGCCTGACCGGCGCGCGCGGCGAGGCGGAAAGCGGCTTTGCAACGGTAAGACGCCACGTTTTGCCGTTCTGGCAGCACGCACCGGGAGACAAGGGGCTGCATCAGGCGCTGCTGCGGCTGATGGCAGTCAATCCGGATACGAATCTGGTCTCTCGCGGCGGGCTTGAGGGGCTGCGTTACGTGCAGGAGTACGCGAGTGGTCTGCTGGCGTGCGGCTGGGATAACAGGGCGCTGCGGGCGATGGACAAGGCGTTGATCGCGCGTCGTCTCAGCCCCGGCGGCAGCGCGGATTTGCTGGCGGTGAGCTGGCTGCTGGCAGCGTTGCCTGGATGATGTTGCGTAGAGGGTTTTTTTGCCAAAAGGCGCTTACCCGCCCTACGACAGGGGCTGTATTTTTGTGGGGCGCGTAAGCAACGCGCGGTAAAACGAAAGAGCAGGGGAAGCGCAGCGCCTCTCACCACGAGCGGCGCTGCGCCATTGTCGCGTTATTTGCGGCGGTAGCTCTTCTGCGCGGTATTCACCTTGTAGAGATACCGGCGTGATTCCGAGGACGGATGGCGAGTGGTAAGCGTCTCGTAGACCTCTCCTGGCGACATGCGGTTAATGATATTCACCGCCTGATCTTTATCGCTGGAGAACACGCGTAACACGCTGCCCGCGCCGCCGTTGTAGGCGGTTATCACGGCGTAACGACGCGAGGTCGGGTTGGCGATACCGCCCAGGTAGACATTGTCGAGCATCGCGAGATATGCGGTGCCGGTGTCAATATTGCTCTGCGGATCGAACAGGTAGCTGCGGCTCGGCGTACCCCATTTTCCCTGCGAGCGGAACACATCCTTACCGGCGCTGTGTTGCACAACCTGCATCAGCCCGAGCGCGTCGGCATGGCTCACCGCATACGGGTTGAACGACGATTCGGTCTGCATAATCGCGAGGATCAGCGATTCATCGACGCCATATTTGCGCGACGCCTGACGCACCATGCCAATATATTTATGGGCGCGTTTATCGAGGTGGTTCGGCACCAGGTTGATGGTCACGCTGTAGATAATGCGCAGGCCGTTGCTGCGACTCTTAAGGCGCGTTTGCAGCAGGTAGTCGGCGAATTTCGACGCGCGGCCTTCCCAGCGGATCGGCTGGCCGGTGTTGTCCACCACCTGGCCGTAGAGGAACGGCTCGCGGGAGATCTGAATATCGTTAACGTCAGAGTAGAGATCGATAGAGCCCGGATCGTCGCCCATAAGCAGCGTCGTGATGATCGCCTGACGCAGGCGCGCCGCCGGTTCGGTTCCGGCGATCGTCTCTACCGTAATGGTACCGTCGTCGAAGTTAATGTGGCTGCGAGTCTGATACTGATCGGTATATTTCACGTAGTCCTTCGGACCCGCGATTAAAACTTCGTTAAATCCCCAGATGTTTTCAATGTTATGGGCAAACTGACCCATCAGAATGTCAAACCCGTTGGTGTCCTTAATCCAGGCCTCGTTATAGGCGTTTTCGGCGTTTTTTTTACTGGAACAGGAGATGAGCAACGGCGCAATCAACGCGAGCGCAAATATTTTTTTCATCATTCCGGGTGTGCTGTTGGGTTAAGTGAAAGGGCCAGAGGCCCTTACTGTTGTTCCGGCGGCGTGTAGCCTTCGATATGCACTTCTTTGCCTTCAAACAGGAAGTTCACCATCTCCTGCTCCAGCAGCTTACGATGCTCAGGGTTCATCATATTGAGTTTTTTCTCGTTGATAAGCATGGTTTGCTTCTGCTGCCACTGCGCCCAGGCTTCTTTAGAGATTTCGCTATAGATACGCTTACCCAGTTCGCCCGGATAGAGCTGGAAATCCTGGCCTTCGGCGTCGCGCTGAAGGAAGGTACAAAAAATGGTTCTGCTCATCATTAATCCTCATGAATGGCGCGAGCGGGGCGGGACGCCACCGGCTCTGCGCGCACTTGCTGTAACAGGCGCTCAACGGGAGCGGCAAGGCCCACCGCTGGCGGCTGGGCTAAGTTATACCAGAGACCTGCCGCTTCATCCATGCAGGCGGCTGTCTGCTGCACGCCAAGCCACATCGGCACAATATCCAGATGGAAATGGCTGAAGGTGTGGCGAAACGCGGTAAGCTGCGTCAGGCCGTCGGCGGCAATACCGCGAGCGTGCAGCCACTCGCGCAGCGCGGTTTCGCTGTCAAACTGCGGAAAACAGTACAGGCCGCCCCACAGCCCCACCGGCGGGCGCTGCTGTAACAGCAACGCCTCCTCATGCTGGAGCAGCAGAAAATAGCCGGTTTTTTCCGGCAGCGTCTGCCTGGGCTTTTTGCCGGGATATTTCGCATAGCTGTGATGCGCATACGCCTCGCAGCCGGTATTGAGCGGGCAGATCTCGCATTTCGGCTTCGAGCGGGTGCACACCATCGCGCCAAGGTCCATCATCGCCTGGTTAAAACGCGCGACGCCTTCAGCCGGGGTGACCGTCTCGCTAATTTTCCACAGGCGGTTTTCCACCTCTTTTTTCCCGGGCCAGCCTTCGACCGCGTAACAGCGCGCCAGCACGCGTTTCACATTGCCGTCGAGGATCGGAAAGTGTTTGCCAAGCGATAACGAAAGCACCGCGCCGGCGGTCGAACGACCGACGCCTGGCAGCGCCGCCACGTCTTCAAAGGTTTCGGGGAATTTGCCGCCGTGCAGCGTCGCCACCTGCTGCGCCGCTTTATGTAAATTGCGGGCGCGGGCGTAATAGCCAAGACCAGTCCAGAGGTGCAGCACGTCGTCGAGCGGCGCGTTGGCCAGCGCCGTGACGTCAGGAAAGCGCGCCATAAAGCGCTCAAAATAGGGAATAACCGTCGTAACCTGCGTTTGTTGCAGCATCACTTCCGAGAGCCATACTTTGTAAGGGGTTTTTTCCTGCTGCCAGGGGAGGGTTTTGCGCCCATATTTGTCGTACCAGTCGAGCACCTGGCGGGAGAACTGCTGTGCCTGCATCATTAACGCGTGGCTTCCGGCTTGAAAAAATCAGGGGCTGTGATTCCAGCACAGGCCCCGCGGGCTGTAAACAGGAACTTTCCTGTGCTTGCATCGGGCAACTATCTTTGGATAATGCCCGTTTCCCGAACCACTACTCAAACAGACTAATCGCCATGAATAACGACGTCATTTCACCGGAATTTGATGAAAACGGCCGCCCGCTGCGCCGTATTCGCAGCTTCGTCCGCCGCCAGGGGCGCCTGACCAAAGGGCAGCAGCACGCGCTGGACCACTACTGGCCGGTGATGGGCGTTGAATACACCGCAGAGCCGCTGGATTTCGTCGCGCTGTTTGGCCGCGACGCGCCGGTCACCCTGGAAATCGGCTTCGGCATGGGCTCATCGCTTGTGGAAATGGCGAAAACCAACCCGCAGCAGAATTTTTTAGGCATTGAAGTGCACTCGCCGGGCGTGGGCGCCTGCCTGAGCGCCGCCCATGACGAGGGCGTCGAAAATCTGCGCGTGATGTGTCATGACGCGGTAGAGGTGCTGGAGAAAATGATCCCTGACGGCTCGCTGCATATGGTGCAGCTCTTCTTCCCGGATCCGTGGCACAAAGCGCGTCACAACAAGCGCCGCATCGTGCAGGCGCCGTTCGCGGAGCTGGTGCTGCGCAAATTGCAGCCCGGCGGCGTGTTCCATATGGCGACCGACTGGGAACCTTATGCCGAACATATGCTCGAAGTAATGTCCTCGGTGGAAGGTTATGAGAACCTGTCCCAGACTCAGGATTATGTACCGCGCCCGGCTTCGCGCCCGGTAACCAAATTTGAACAGCGTGGCCATCGTCTTGGTCACGGCGTATGGGACTTAATGTTCGGGAGAGTAAAATAATGGCGAAGAACCGTAGCCGTCGTCTGCGTAAAAAGATGCATATCGACGAATTCCAGGAGTTGGGTTTTACGGTGACCTGGCGTTTCCCGCAGGGCGCCACGGATGAGCAGATCAATACCACGGTTGATGAGCTGATCAGCGAGGCTATCGAGCCGAACGGTCTGGCCTTTGGCGGCAGCGGCAACCAGGCCTGGGAAGGGCTGGTGTTCCGTCAGCAGATCGGTAAGTGCACCGATGAAGACCGCGACGTGGTGCGCAAATGGCTGGAAGCGCGCGGCATGACGGATGTCCAGGTCAGTGAACTGGTCGACATCTGGTGGGATTAAGTGAAAAAAACGGGTCGGTTCTGCCGACCCGTTGGCATTTCAGGAGCGAGTATGATGCGTAAAGCGCTGCTGGGCGTATTGCTGGTGACGGCGATGCAGGCCCAGGCGGAATACAAATGCAGCGTCACGCCGCGCGACGACGTGGTGCTCAAGCCCCAGACCGTTCAGGTGGTGGGCGAAAACGGCGATCTGGTGATCGGCCCGGATGGCGCGGTGAAGTTTAACGGCAAGGCTGTCACGCTCTCCGCCGCTCAGCGTCAGCAGGCGCTCGACTATCAAAAAGCGCTGCGCGCCACGCTGCCGTGGGTCGATCAGGGCGCGCTGTCGCGCGTCGAGAAAGGCCGCGTCGCGCTGGATAAAATCATCGCTAAAGAGGTCGGCGAAAACAGCAGCATGCGCGGACGCCTGACCAAACTTGATGCCCAGCTGAAAACGCAGATGAACCGGATCATCGAACATCGCGACGACGGGCTGACGTTTCACTATAAAGCCATCGATCAGGTACGCGCTGATGGCCAGCAACTGGTGAATCAGGCGATGGGCGGCATCCTCCAGGACAGCATCAACGAAATGGGCGCCAAAGCGGTGCTGAAAGGCGGCGGCAACCCGCTGGAAGGCGTGCTCGGGAGCCTGGGCGGCCTGCAAACCGCGATTCAAAACGAATGGAAAAACCAGGAAGCGGATTTCCAGCAGTTCGGTCGCGAAGTCTGCACCCGCACCATTCAGCTTGAAGAGCAGCGCCAGGCGCTGGTCGGCAGCTTCAATTAAGCCTGAACGGGAGCCCGGCTCCCGTTCTGTTTTACGGCGCGCCCCTCTCCAGATACATTCCGTTACACAGAATCACAATCGCTTCCTCTTTGTCTTACTTTTTATCACTACGCTCTACGGGTGACTTCATAATCGGCGGGGATGCAGATGAAACGGGATATTTCAGCAGGAAGCCTTATTTCTCTCTTTTTGCTCGCCATCATTACCCTTAATGTCGCGGTGCTCTGGACGCAAAATTATTCGCCCGCAAGCGACGCCGCGAGCGCGTCGGCGAACGGCTGTGCGCCATCGGCGTTTGGCGTGGCGTATTGCGACGGCGAGCCGCTGTCAGGGCTCAGTGCCACGCCCGGCGGCCCGCTGCCCGGTGAGCCGCCGCTGCACCTCGCCCGCAACGCGCAGCCGCTCTTCTCCCCTGCGCAGATTGCGCTTTATCGCGACGCGCCCCCTGACCTTGAGCGCCTGGATTTTCCCTATGACTTCCCCGAAGACGCTCCCTGGATGGAGGATGAGGGGGAGGGTGCCTGGTAATCAAAAATCGGTGCCTGACGCAGAGTATTTCTGAACACGCCTCGCAGCGTGTTCGCGCCGTTCAGCACGTCTCCTGAAAAACGCGCATAGTGCGCGCAAAGGTCTGCCGGGGCCGCGCGCTGGCAGATTGCCCTTGTGTGTATGCGTGTGTATATTAATCAGGCCAGGAGGGCGGATGAGATCCAGCGATCTTATCAGGCGGCTACAGACGGCGGGCAGTGAATGCGTCAGGCACAACGGCGGCAGTCATCAGGTTTGGTGGTCGCCGTTGACCGGTAAAACATTTCCGGTGCCGCACCCGAAAAAGGATCTGCCGCCCGGCACGTTGAACGCCATTCTGAAAATGGCCGGACTGAAATCGTAAAACGCGGGAGGCGCACATGTTTTTTTCTGTAGGCGTTGAAACGCCCGACAGTGACGCTATGGCGTGGGGCATCGTGGTGCCCGCGCTGTGTAATGAAGCGTTTGGGTGTTATTCAGCGGCGGACGATCGCGCGAACATCGCGACGGCGGCGCGCGAGGCGATTCTGCTGGTGCTGGAGGAGATGATCCGCAGCGGTAAGTACCGCGCAGAGACGATCGCGGATGCGGGGCATCTTGTCTATGCCGCGCATCCGGATTATCGCGCTTACGATAGCTGGTTTGCGATCGAGGTCGATCTTAGCGGGCTCGAAGGGCGTCAGCAGCGGATTAATATCACGCTGCCGGATACGCTTATCCAGCGCATCGACAACCGGGTAAAAGCGAGCGCCGGACGATACCGGGACCGCAGCCACTTTCTGGCGCAGGCGGCGCGCCACGAATTACGCGAAGAATAAACGCCTGCCGGGCGGCAGGCGTATAACGGCTTTCCTCAGGGGCGAAGGGAAAATCAGGCTTAACGTTCCTTCGGCGCAAGCGCCGCGAAGGCGGCGCGGATCTCCTCTTCAGGCAGACGCGCGCCGATAAACACCAGCGTGCTGCGCGGTGTTTCGCCAGGTGCCCATTCGCGGTCCCAGTCGGCGCTGTAAAGACGCTGAACGCCCTGAAACAGCAGGCGGCGCGGCTCATTCTCAATAAATAACATTCCCTTGTAGCGCATGAGATTCTCATTGAAGCGCAGCAGCAACCCTTCCATAACGCGGGAAATCGCATCGAGCGCGACCGGGTAGTCGAAGCTCACCACGATGGAGGCGATATCGGTCTGCGTCGGGGCGGCGAAGTGAAAACGCGGCGCGGGCTCGACGATGCGCTCTTCCAGCATAAAGCCCTGGGTGTCGAAAATGAGCCGCAGGTCAACCTCGCCATGCACGACGCGATGCACCGGCGCGCGGGCGTTAATGCGCCGCAGGCGGGCCAGCAGGGCGTCGTCTTCGCCTGCGATATCGGTTTTGGTCAGCAGAATGCGGTCGGCGTAGCCGATTTGCGACTGCGCGAGCGCGTAGCGATCCATCTGCTGCCCGGCGTGGACCGCGTCCACCAGCGTTATTACGCCATCCAGCAGATAGCGCTCGCAGATGGTTTCATGAGAGAAAAATGCCTGCACAATCGGGCCGGGGTCGGCCTTGCCGGTACATTCGATAATCACCCGGTCGAACGTCGACGCGCCGCAGTCCCGCAGCGCCAGCAAATCGAGCAGCGTCGTTTCAAGCTCCTGCGAACGCGTACAGCAGATACAGCCGTTGCTTAACGTCTTTACCTGGGTGGCGCGGTTGCCGAGAAGTTCGCTGTCGATGGGCGTTTCGCCGAATTCGTTTTCAATGACTGCGATTTTGTAGCCGTGCTCAGCTTCCAGAATATGACGCAGCAGCGTGGTTTTTCCGGCGCCAAGAAAGCCGGTTAGCAGCGTGACCGCAACGGGTTGCATTTTTACCTCCGCAAATTGTCAGCAGCAGCGCATGCCGCCTTCACCGCTTCCGCCGTAGCGCGCATCCTGGCGCTCGCGGAAGAACTCGTCGTAGGTCATGTACGGTTTATCCGGATGGTTGGTTTTCATATGCTCAACGTAGTTGTCATAGTCCGGAATGCCTATCAGCATTTTCGCCGCCTGACCCAGATATTTTTTCGCCTGCCCTAAGTTACCAAACATGATGTTGTCCAGACAGAAAAAGTCCGGTGGCGTGATGCGCGCCGGGACTTTGGATGGTGTAGATGTCAGGCGGGTGCGCTTCGCGCACCCGCCGTTTACAAACTGTATTCCCCTTACATCAATGGTGTGATGTGGTTTTCACACCGCCTTCCGGTACCGGCACGTAAGGGGTTTCTCTGGCGATGGGCTGCGGCGAGCGGCGCGCTATCATCACGGTGCGAATGCCGTAGAAAATGATGCTGTACACCACCACCAGGAACAGGATGCTCAGGCCCGCATTGGTGTAGTTGTTAATAACGATATGGTGCATATTGGCAATCTGCTGTTCGGTCAGCTCAGCGCCGCCTGCGGCGATCCGCGCTTTGTACTCATTCGCCATGTAGAAGAAGCCTTCCATCTGCGGGTTGTCGCTAAAAAGCTTCATCCCGAGCGCCCAGGTGGTGCAGATAAGCAGCCACACCGCCGGCACCATTGTCACCCAGACGTAGCGGGTGCGCTTCATCTTCACCAGCACCACGGTTGCCAGCACCAGCGCCACGGCGGCCAGCATCTGGTTAGAGATGCCGAACAGCGGCCACAGGCTTTTCACGCCGCCAAGCGGGTCCACCACGCCCTGATAGAGCAGATAGCCCCACAGGCCGACGCATCCCGCAGTGCCGACGATACCGGCCACCAGCGAATCGGTTTTCTTCAGGAATGGTACGAAGTTGCCCACGAGATCCTGGAACATAAAGCGGCCGGAACGCGTACCGGCGTCCAGCGCAGTCAGGATAAACAGCGCCTCGAACAGAATGCCGAAGTGGTACCAGAAGCCCATATCCGCTGCGGGCAAGATTTTGTGGAACACATGCGCGATACCGACCGCGAGCGTTGGCGCGCCGCCTGCGCGGTTGAGCACCGACGGCTCGCCGATATCTTTGGCGGTCTGCATGATCTGCTCAGGCGTTATCACAAAGCCCCAGGCGCTTACGGTCGCCGCCGCGTGCGCGGAGACATCTTTCAGCTGCGCCAGAATCAGGGGCGCATTGCCGGTGCCGAGCTCATGCAGGTTCGGCATGGTGATGCCAAGCCCGGCGGGCGGGGTGTTCATTGCGAAATAGAGACCCGGCTCAATGATAGACGCGGCCACCAGCGCCATGACGGCGACGAATGACTCCATCAGCATCGCGCCATAGCCGATAAAGCGCGCGTCGGTTTCGTTCGCCAGCAGCTTCGGCGTGGTGCCGGAGGCGATAAGCGCATGGAAGCCGGAAACCGCGCCGCAGGCGATGGTGATAAACAGGAACGGGAACAGCGCGCCTTTCCACAGCGGCCCGGTGCCGTCGATGTACTGCGTCACCGCAGGCATTTTCAGTTCCGGGTTCAGGATAACGATGCCAATGGCGAGGCCGACAATGACGCCGATTTTCAGGAAGGTCGCCAGATAGTCGCGCGGGGCCAGGATCAGCCACACCGGCAGCAGGGCGGAGACAAACGCATAGCCCACCAGCGCGTAAGTGATGGTAGTGTCTTTAAAGGTCAGCGCCGGGCCCCAGTACGGGTCGGCTGCGATCACGCCGCCAAACCAGATAGACGCCACCAGCAGCACCACGCCGATCACCGAGACTTCGCCCACGCGGCCGGGGCGTAAAAAGCGCATATAGATGCCCATAAACAGCGCGATCGGCACTGTCGAACAGACGGTAAAGACGCCCCACGGGCTCTCCGCCAGCGCTTTCACGACGATCAGCGCCAGCACCGCCAGGATAATAATCATGATAAGGAAGCAGCCGAACAGCGCGATGGTGCCCGGCACCGGGCCCATCTCCTCTTTTATCATCTCGCCGAGCGAGGCGCCGTTACGGCGCGAGGAGATAAACAGCACCATAAAATCCTGCACCGCGCCCGCCAGCACGACGCCGGCGAGCAGCCATAGCGTGCCGGGCAGATAGCCCATCTGTGCGGCCAGCACCGGGCCGACCAGCGGGCCCGCGCCTGCAATCGCGGCAAAATGGTGGCCGAACAACACGTAGCGGTTGGTCGGCACATAGTTCAGCCCGTCGTTATTCATCACCGCCGGCGTCGCGCGCGTCGGGTCGAGTTTCATGACGCGGCTGGCGATATAAAAGCTGTAGTAGCGGTAAGCGACCAGGTAGACGGAGACGGACGCCACCACAATCCACAAGGCGCTGACGCTCTCGCCGCGGCGTAGCGCCACCACGGCAAGACAAAAGGCCCCGATCACGCCAAGAAGCGCCCAGGGCAGGTGTTTCATTACTGTTTTTTTGTCCATATAAGACCTGCTTGTCAGACAGAGATAAAACCGCCTGTAACGACATCCATAACGTACAGGCGGCGGATAACCGGAAAGATCTAAACGCGCTCAATGATGACAAAACGCGCGAAATAGCGAGTGACGAAATGATTAAGCGGCGTGATTGCCGCCCTGAATGGTCATATAGCGGGGCGAGCGGTTAGCCGCGCTCACCAGGCGGCGGATTACTGTGAAGCATGTCACGCGCGCAGACGGCAGACATAACGCGCGAACAGTGCCAGCAGACATAGCGGCGCTGAAGAACGCTTCCGGCGGCATTGCTGGCGCAGGAAAGGCGTCGCAAAGCCAGGTAAAAGCCGCCTGCGTTTTTCAGGACGGCCAGCTGGCGTCACGCAGATGCAAAGCGCATTGCGAGCACATAAATAATCAGGGGATAAACATCCTTGCCAAAAATACGGCTGGTTTCGCAGGGCAATTATTCGCCCTGGCTTAACAGTTATACATGATATATCTTTACGTGCACGTCACAATCTCAGTGTGATACCCGTATCACCATCAACAGGGGTGAACGACGCCACCATCTCGAATTTCCCCTGAAATAAATGGCTTAGTTAAGCTTCACTAAATATCTATTTAGCCTTGTTAAATTAACAAGGTTGCCGGCAAAAAAATTCCAAAAAATAAAAGCGGATAAATATCAACCCGTTAAAAACAGGCGCTGAAGGCCGCATTGCGCCTGCAACAAAAATTTGCGTTAAAAGGAAATATGGAAATGTGTGTACTGATAACAACCTATTGCGCTTAAGTGTCTACTTTTGCACCCTATTAAGGTGGGGATACGCTTTTTGTGAACGGGTATGGAGTATTCCCGATATGTATATATTACAAGCTTAATAAAACTCGTTGAATTTTTTTGAACGCTGTGTCGGGCCTGCTCTCGCTAAAGAATCATTCTTTCACTGACGATAAACAATTAACAATTTTTATCATTCCAGATTGATGGTGATTGCAATGGCTTTAGTGACGTCGTTTGGCGAGAAAGTGAATAACCTCAGCGTCGGCAAAAAACTGACGTCGAGCTTTATTATTGTTTTAGTGATTATGCTGCTGATTGCGGGCGCCGGGATATACGGCTTCCGGCAGGTGGATGAGAACTCCCGGAAGGAAACGCTCACCGTCAGCATCGTAACGGCCCTTAACGAAGCGCGTATCAACCGTACGCTGTTTCAGCTGACCAGCGATGAAAAATATGCCGAGCTGAACGCGCAGGCGCTGCGTCAGGTCGAGGCCCAGCTGGCTACGCTCGCAGAATTTAATATGGATACCGAGGGGCGCACCCGGCTGGTTGCCATGCAGACGGATCTGCAAACCTATCTGCGCGCGCGCGATAAGTACATTCAGACGCTGCGTCAGCGCAACACGCTCGCGGCCGATCTTCACGCGCAGTGGCCGTCGCAGTTTATCGAGCAGGCCTCTGCGTTCAGCGAACAGGCTGACGCCAGCCCGCAGGCGGCGATGCTGGCTGCACGGCTTGCGGCGAAAGCGCAGCAGGCGCAGAGCGTCATCGACGCGCTGGTGACGCGTGGCGATCGCGAGACGCTGGATCAACTCAACGGCATCCTGAGCACGATTGACGCGACCGCCGCGCTGCTGGCCTCCGCCACCCGCGATGCGCCGCTCTCCTGGCTGCCCGCGCTGGCCGATCAAACCCGGATGCTGCATAGCAGCGCCGCGCTGTTTGCGTCCGCTTTCGCGGACCAGCAGACGCAGTCGACCACGCTCAGCGCCGCCGCAGGCGAGCTAAACCAGACTGTGAACGACTTCCATGAGTTTCGTAAAATGCGCATGGCGAAATCCATCAGCCATGTCGAAACGCTGATGGTGACGGGCACGCTGGCTGGTGTGCTGTTCGGGCTGCTTATCGCTGCGTTTATTACCCGCAATATTACCCGTCCGCTACGCGAGACGCTGGATGTGGCCAAACGCATCGCGCAGGGCGATCTGACCGTGACGGTCTCCTCGACGCGTCGCGACGAGCCGGGTCTGCTGATGCAGGCGGTCGGCACCATGAACGACAGCCTGAAAAGCATCATTACCCGCGTGCGCCACGGTGTGGATAACGTCTCGCGCGCTTCGTCGGAAATCGCCGCCGGGAATATCGACCTCTCCTCACGCACCGAGGAGCAGTCTGCCGCCGTCGTGCAGACCGCCGCCAGCATGGAAGAGCTGACGTCTACCGTGAAAGAGACCGCCGGCAACGCGCAGCAGGCGAGCATGCTGGCCGCGC is a window of Cronobacter muytjensii ATCC 51329 DNA encoding:
- a CDS encoding methyl-accepting chemotaxis protein — encoded protein: MALVTSFGEKVNNLSVGKKLTSSFIIVLVIMLLIAGAGIYGFRQVDENSRKETLTVSIVTALNEARINRTLFQLTSDEKYAELNAQALRQVEAQLATLAEFNMDTEGRTRLVAMQTDLQTYLRARDKYIQTLRQRNTLAADLHAQWPSQFIEQASAFSEQADASPQAAMLAARLAAKAQQAQSVIDALVTRGDRETLDQLNGILSTIDATAALLASATRDAPLSWLPALADQTRMLHSSAALFASAFADQQTQSTTLSAAAGELNQTVNDFHEFRKMRMAKSISHVETLMVTGTLAGVLFGLLIAAFITRNITRPLRETLDVAKRIAQGDLTVTVSSTRRDEPGLLMQAVGTMNDSLKSIITRVRHGVDNVSRASSEIAAGNIDLSSRTEEQSAAVVQTAASMEELTSTVKETAGNAQQASMLAAQASTNADRGGKVVNEVVETMRNIQASSGKIADIISVINGIAFQTNILALNAAVEAARAGEQGRGFAVVAGEVRTLASRSATAAKEIGALITEANQRVENGAQLVASAGEAMEDIVGSVAKVREIMDEIARACTEQSRGIAQIGQAMSEMDTTTQQNAALVEESSAAASSLEEQARELEQMVAVFNVGSGASQRTKPVIAPIVVSDMSAPKKLAVAGGQGDWEHF
- the yjiA gene encoding GTPase; this translates as MQPVAVTLLTGFLGAGKTTLLRHILEAEHGYKIAVIENEFGETPIDSELLGNRATQVKTLSNGCICCTRSQELETTLLDLLALRDCGASTFDRVIIECTGKADPGPIVQAFFSHETICERYLLDGVITLVDAVHAGQQMDRYALAQSQIGYADRILLTKTDIAGEDDALLARLRRINARAPVHRVVHGEVDLRLIFDTQGFMLEERIVEPAPRFHFAAPTQTDIASIVVSFDYPVALDAISRVMEGLLLRFNENLMRYKGMLFIENEPRRLLFQGVQRLYSADWDREWAPGETPRSTLVFIGARLPEEEIRAAFAALAPKER
- a CDS encoding YbdD/YjiX family protein; the protein is MFGNLGQAKKYLGQAAKMLIGIPDYDNYVEHMKTNHPDKPYMTYDEFFRERQDARYGGSGEGGMRCC
- a CDS encoding carbon starvation CstA family protein, with product MDKKTVMKHLPWALLGVIGAFCLAVVALRRGESVSALWIVVASVSVYLVAYRYYSFYIASRVMKLDPTRATPAVMNNDGLNYVPTNRYVLFGHHFAAIAGAGPLVGPVLAAQMGYLPGTLWLLAGVVLAGAVQDFMVLFISSRRNGASLGEMIKEEMGPVPGTIALFGCFLIMIIILAVLALIVVKALAESPWGVFTVCSTVPIALFMGIYMRFLRPGRVGEVSVIGVVLLVASIWFGGVIAADPYWGPALTFKDTTITYALVGYAFVSALLPVWLILAPRDYLATFLKIGVIVGLAIGIVILNPELKMPAVTQYIDGTGPLWKGALFPFLFITIACGAVSGFHALIASGTTPKLLANETDARFIGYGAMLMESFVAVMALVAASIIEPGLYFAMNTPPAGLGITMPNLHELGTGNAPLILAQLKDVSAHAAATVSAWGFVITPEQIMQTAKDIGEPSVLNRAGGAPTLAVGIAHVFHKILPAADMGFWYHFGILFEALFILTALDAGTRSGRFMFQDLVGNFVPFLKKTDSLVAGIVGTAGCVGLWGYLLYQGVVDPLGGVKSLWPLFGISNQMLAAVALVLATVVLVKMKRTRYVWVTMVPAVWLLICTTWALGMKLFSDNPQMEGFFYMANEYKARIAAGGAELTEQQIANMHHIVINNYTNAGLSILFLVVVYSIIFYGIRTVMIARRSPQPIARETPYVPVPEGGVKTTSHH
- a CDS encoding type II toxin-antitoxin system HicB family antitoxin; this translates as MFFSVGVETPDSDAMAWGIVVPALCNEAFGCYSAADDRANIATAAREAILLVLEEMIRSGKYRAETIADAGHLVYAAHPDYRAYDSWFAIEVDLSGLEGRQQRINITLPDTLIQRIDNRVKASAGRYRDRSHFLAQAARHELREE
- a CDS encoding type II toxin-antitoxin system HicA family toxin; translated protein: MRSSDLIRRLQTAGSECVRHNGGSHQVWWSPLTGKTFPVPHPKKDLPPGTLNAILKMAGLKS